In a single window of the Necator americanus strain Aroian chromosome X, whole genome shotgun sequence genome:
- a CDS encoding hypothetical protein (NECATOR_CHRX.G23556.T1), which produces MRCRAEIRPLTGSSKLRRSSTHPTFRLLGIGSLARSKPLLRFTTVLAKCRNVAPRSIVGRRPVVKAKLAVAWLLSLGKSFCRSNIFTEPSALGPTVSDVGLYDDRLCTYNTKTLSTDADLHALLGAAERIKFHVIALQETKCRRSDVREACALMRP; this is translated from the exons ATGCGATGCAGAGCGGAGATTCGTCCTCTGACAGGGTcttccaagctgagaaggagttcgacacatccgacattccgacttctcggaatcggaagcctagctagaagtaaaccactgctaagattcaccaccgtcttagcaaaatgtcgcaatgTAGCTCCCAGATCCAtagttgggcgacgacctgtggtgaaagctaagctcgccgtggcatggttGCTTAGTCTGGGGAAGTCTTTTTGCCGTTCCAACATATTCACTGAGCCCAGCGCATTGGGCCCtaccgtctcagacgtcggactgTATgacgaccg actgtgtacttacaacacGAAAACattgtccacagacgctgacctgcatgcccttctcggagctgcagagcgtatcaaatttcacgtgattgctctgcaagagaccaagtgcagaaggagcgacgtacgtgAAGCCTGTGCACTAATGCGACCGTGA